In Solobacterium moorei, a single genomic region encodes these proteins:
- a CDS encoding helix-turn-helix domain-containing protein → MALEKVSKKIVKKIEELHIQNVDPNVIAGVLDIAESTVKNVIAGKYVRTSLTEADDKRIHALWEEGLSVKEIREKTGWTEPTIAKVLKDVRKQVHKIKDDEHQYIRQLYQEGKKPAQIARITNHSIPVIMLHLEGLVERSTFKRLTQDDKESILALNKQGYSSKDLAERFKVHLATIYRIIKENKRE, encoded by the coding sequence ATGGCATTGGAAAAAGTCAGTAAAAAGATCGTTAAGAAAATAGAAGAGTTGCATATACAAAACGTTGATCCAAATGTCATTGCTGGAGTTTTGGATATAGCCGAATCAACCGTGAAAAATGTGATTGCCGGAAAATATGTACGCACATCACTTACGGAAGCAGATGATAAGAGAATCCATGCACTTTGGGAAGAAGGCTTATCTGTTAAAGAAATCCGTGAAAAAACCGGATGGACAGAGCCGACAATCGCAAAGGTATTAAAGGATGTAAGAAAGCAGGTTCATAAGATCAAAGATGATGAACATCAATATATCCGTCAATTATATCAAGAAGGGAAAAAGCCGGCACAAATTGCAAGGATAACAAATCATAGTATTCCGGTAATCATGCTACATCTGGAAGGGCTTGTAGAACGTTCTACATTTAAGCGATTAACGCAAGATGATAAAGAATCTATCTTAGCGTTGAATAAGCAAGGATATAGCAGTAAAGACCTTGCAGAACGATTTAAAGTACATCTGGCAACGATCTATCGAATCATTAAAGAAAACAAAAGAGAATAA